GGATGGATCACTTCTGATCTTCAAAAAGTTGTGGTTCATATTACACCATGGATTTTGAAAATCTAGGCATTCTTAAAGATGTGAGAGATTTAGATTAAGTATTTCTTTCAATTGGTATTGAATGGGAGGGAACTAAATGTTGAATCAAAAGTTAAAATCAGAACCATCTTTAGAATTTAGTTCAGTTAGACCAACTATCTTTTCCTATTTGGGATTGTTTCTCACTGTATATAATCTATTGGCAGCAGTTCCAGGTGCATCTGTAAATAGTTCATTCAGTGTTGAACTTGTTCGAAACCATGAGTTTTGTTTTCAGAGGTACCAGAGGAGATATAGAAACTGGGTTTCCGGGACTTATTCCTGAACGGCGTGCAGTGGTGAATCTCTAACCTTTTGTTAATATCTATTCTTGTGATCATTCTCATCTCTCTTAACATATGTGATCTTATTGCTGGTGATCAGCGTGTTCATGCTACTCGACCAGTCAATACCAACTCCTTAGCTTTTCTTGTCACAGGTAACATTATTTGATGGTCCTTTAGTGCTATATTTCTGTCTTATAGTCAGTTTACTAACTGAAGTGTGTAACTGTGTTTTTAACAGTGCTTTTGCTGTTTATGATTCTGAACTCGCACCAAATGTCTCCCAATTTTCTGGTTTGTATTATTTGGATGTTGACATGTTTTCATAGAATTCTCTCAGTTGTGAAATTCTTTTATATGATTGACCTCTAATTTTCGATGTATTGGAAAGCTCTGGCTGGTGCTTGGGGTGTTTCTGATGGCAACCACTTTAAGGATGTATGCAACATGTCAGCAACTTCAAGCCCAGGCACAAGCGCATGCTGTCGCAGCTAGCGGTCTTCTTGGCCACACGGAATTAAGACTCCATATGCCACCATCTATAGCTCTTGCTACCAGGGGAAGGTTGCAAGGTCTCAGACTCCAGCTAGCACTGCTCGACAGGGAATTTGACGACCTAGGTATGCATACATTATTCTCAAATGTGGCATAATATCcggttttgtttctttttatgTTATTTACTGTATTGATTCCAACCCAGTAGGGTAAGCACGAATTGAGGACACCATGCATGGAATTTCATGTGGCTTTTGGTGCTCTGTGCAGATTATGAAACTTTGCGAGCACTGGATTCTGACAATGTCCCTACCGCTTCTATGACTGACGAAGAGATCAATGCTCTTCCAGTCCACAAGTATAAGGTTTCCGGCCCACAGGGGTGAGTATTGGTGTTAAGCTCTCTGAATGTGTACATTATGCATAATAAGAGTAGCTCTAACTGGTATTTCATATTGTCCTTCAAAATGGTCTCTCACTGCTCTATCCTCATTTGGCATGCTTAATTAAATTACTCACCAACAAATCAAAATGGAAAGATCTCTGTCACAGTCGGATTATGTTATGTTTAGATGTGGAGCATTTAGGATTCACATTTAAAAACCAGCTATTACGACATCTAGTCTCTGAAAGTTCATAATTATCCTTGTTGTGTACATGATGGCATCTTTCTCATGCATACATGGCATGCTGTTACTTTCTGACCTGTTACAGTCTATTCGTTCTACTGTTGTTAATATTGTTGCACCAACTTGTTTAGTTTCTCTTTGACATGTGTGTTCTGTTGGCTATAAACAGAAAAAAGACAATTTTGGAGATTTTCTGCATTACTTTTTGACTGGCATCTCGTATCTTGTCAAGATTCTCTCTAAATGGATCTTGGTATTCTTTGCTTACAGTGTGAACTCATCGGCGCAGCAGGGTTCTTCTTCAGCCTCAGTTGAGGTACTTCATCAATTTCTACAGTCTCTTGAAAAACATAAACTGAAACTATAACCAATTTTCTGAAGCACCTTGCATTGGTTCGTGCATATGTAATCTATCTTGGTGGTTATGCTTGAATTTAGACACAAATGCTTCATATCAGTTACATGTAATGATTTCACCATATATTGCTAGCCTCACTAATGTTTAATGCTATTTGCAGAAGAAGCAAGATCTTCCAAATCCACAAGTGGGATTAAAGACCTCTGATGATGATCTGACTTGTAGTGTTTGCTTGGAGCAAGTCACTGCCGGAGAGCTCATTCGCAGCTTGCCATGCTTGCATCAGGTTTCTGTTCCGCACCTTTGCCTTTATACGTTCGATACATTTACATGCTAGTATTATTCTGTCTCTTATTCGATCTTATGTGTTTCCTTGCAGTTCCATGTCAACTGCATAGATCCATGGCTGCGGCAGCAAGGGACGTGCCCTGTCTGCAAGTATAGAGCTGGGTCACAATGGTCGGAGATCGCTCAAGGAGAAATCGACGCTTCGGACATGGTCTAAGCTACAAACATATCATATTTGTTATAACTGATTTATACATACCACCAGTATATGTATATTTATAGTATATGCATTATGTATTACCTACTGTGAAGTTGAGTCACTCTCCTTCATGGTGCATAAATTTATTAGGGCTGATAGATAGCAATTTAGATGTAGTGCTGTAAACATTGAATTTgctatatattaaaatattgccttatttaatagtaatttttttgaCACGTACAAACTTGGCAAAAATGTTCATAGAGATAAACTTGTTTTCACCATTGTGGAAGAAATTATGAAGAGGGAGCAGTTGCTATATAGTCTATATAGTGCAGCTACTTGAGCTTTATTACAACCATCTCCACATAATATCTTCTTTTACTTGCCTTTGCCTTTCCCTTTGCCTTTCTTGGCGTCGAGTTTGGCTTGAACCCTAGCAGCTGCGACTGCTTTCGCTTCctcccttttcttcttctcttcctcCTTTACTGCAGCGGCTGCTTCCCGTTGCTTCTTCAGCTCACTAAACAAACACACCTTATTTCTCAGAAACTTTATGTGGCAGTGGCTGAATTTAAGCATATACACTAATAAATGTGTGGATTCAATAGACTTACTCCAGCCTTGCCCTCTCGTCGGAGGTGCTGCTTAGACTACCCTTGCGAGGTTTGCAGGCGACCAGCTCCACCTCAAAAATAAGCGTCGCACTGCAGCAGGAAACCCAAATAGATGCTCTCATCATAAAGCAAAACAGTcccattattttttaatattgatCAATGAAATTAAGTTGTGTTCATTAGACAAATATCAGGATAGAAAAGAACAGGATTTTACTCTGGGGGGATCTCAGGTGGGGAACCGGCACTGCCATAGGCATACTCTGGCTTACACGTAATCCTAGCGACTTCCCCAACCTGCAACCCAAAATAAAGGAACGAGAATTAAGGACGTATTATATAGAGTAGTATTGAAGTATTAGCTGTATAAAAAGAATAGTTTACCTTCATGGTTTTGAGCGCAACATCCCAAGCTTTAATCACACTTCCACTGCCCACTTCAAACGTGAAGATAGTATTGTCTTCATGCGTAGTATCAAAAACTTCACCAGTTTCAGCTAGGGTGCCTTCATAATGAACTGTCCCAAAAAAAGGGCAGAGTTAATAAAGTATATTCTCTAAGGTGCAGAAACATAACAATTGCTAGATGTCTAGAATAGAAACATGAGTCCCACGAACGAAAAGGGTAATGGTGAGGGGAAACTTAACTTAGAATTAAGCGAAAGAGGTGCAAAAAAGAATACATTCTAGACATCGAATTAATGCGATCAGACTTTTGAATACTGGGTAGCGGGTACAAACTAATTCTGAATTTCTTATTAGTCTACATCGTATTTTTTCTCCTACGAGAGATTGATGCGTATTAGGACTCAGAATGAATTTcctaattttatgaatttatttcACTGAA
This genomic interval from Salvia splendens isolate huo1 chromosome 13, SspV2, whole genome shotgun sequence contains the following:
- the LOC121761626 gene encoding E3 ubiquitin-protein ligase SDIR1-like, whose translation is MSFVFRGTRGDIETGFPGLIPERRAVRVHATRPVNTNSLAFLVTVLLLFMILNSHQMSPNFLLWLVLGVFLMATTLRMYATCQQLQAQAQAHAVAASGLLGHTELRLHMPPSIALATRGRLQGLRLQLALLDREFDDLDYETLRALDSDNVPTASMTDEEINALPVHKYKVSGPQGVNSSAQQGSSSASVEKKQDLPNPQVGLKTSDDDLTCSVCLEQVTAGELIRSLPCLHQFHVNCIDPWLRQQGTCPVCKYRAGSQWSEIAQGEIDASDMV
- the LOC121761628 gene encoding peptidyl-prolyl cis-trans isomerase FKBP20-1-like; this translates as MGDTIDLTGDGGVLKTIVRQAKADALGPSESIPLVDVHYEGTLAETGEVFDTTHEDNTIFTFEVGSGSVIKAWDVALKTMKVGEVARITCKPEYAYGSAGSPPEIPPDATLIFEVELVACKPRKGSLSSTSDERARLDELKKQREAAAAVKEEEKKKREEAKAVAAARVQAKLDAKKGKGKGKGK